A portion of the Camelus bactrianus isolate YW-2024 breed Bactrian camel chromosome 25, ASM4877302v1, whole genome shotgun sequence genome contains these proteins:
- the OTUD6B gene encoding deubiquitinase OTUD6B isoform X2 yields the protein MIPKDKKAALEKEREERIAEAEVENLTGARHVESEKLAQILAARQLEIKQIPSDGHCMYRAIEDQLKERDCTLTVAALRSRTADYMHSHVEDFLPFLTNPNTGEVYTPEEFGKYCDDTVNTAAWGGQLELRALSHVLRTPIEIIQADSPPIVVGEEYPKKPLILVYMRHAYGLGEHYNSVTRLVHTAAGNCS from the exons ATGATACCCAAG GACAAAAAAGCTGCATTGGAAAAGGAACGGGAAGAAAGGATAGCTGAAGCTGAAGTTGAGAATTTAACAGGAGCTAGACACGTAGAAAGCGAAAAACTTGCTCAAATATTGGCAGCAAGGCAGTTGGAAATTAAACAGATTCCATCTGATGGCCACTGTATGTACAGAGCCATTGAAGACCAGCTGAAAGAAAGGGACTGCACCCTGACTGTGGCTGCCCTGAGGAGCCGAACTGCCGACTACATGCACAGCCATGTGGAGGACTTCCTCCCGTTTTTAACAAACCCTAACACAGGAGAGGTATATACTCCAG AAGAGTTTGGAAAGTACTGTGATGATACTGTAAACACAGCCGCATGGGGAGGCCAGCTTGAG CTAAGAGCCCTGTCTCACGTCTTACGAACACCAATAGAGATAATACAGGCAGATTCTCCTCCCATTGTAGTTGGTGAAGAATATCCCAAAAAGCCATTAATACTTGT ATACATGAGACATGCGTACGGCTTAGGAGAACACTACAATTCTGTTACACGGCTGGTGCACACAGCTGCTGGAAACTGCAGCTAG